A region of Leptospira bouyouniensis DNA encodes the following proteins:
- a CDS encoding SCO family protein: MNIRIFICFCLIFVFESVSAYDPHSNLTRENKLPKELENIGFSDVTGKTLRLDIPFRDESGKEVLFSDFLSQGKPILLSPVYFKCPTLCNFHLNGVFKSLKDLDWSLGKEYQYIAVSIDPKENESISFPKKGAYLKDYGRVGGELGLHLLTGTQESIDALTKQLDFRYAWDKEAKQYIHASGVYVLTPDGRVSRIFQGIQLEPRDLKFAFLEASSGKIGSFVDKFALFCFQFDPRKNKYTIYAYRMMQFGGAVTLLLLGAFLYINWRKITNNNRQGVT; the protein is encoded by the coding sequence GTGAACATCCGCATTTTCATTTGTTTTTGTTTGATCTTTGTTTTTGAGTCTGTGTCTGCGTATGACCCACACTCCAACTTAACAAGAGAAAACAAACTTCCCAAGGAATTGGAAAACATTGGATTTTCAGATGTCACGGGCAAAACATTGCGACTCGATATTCCCTTTCGAGATGAATCTGGAAAAGAAGTTCTTTTTTCCGATTTCCTTTCCCAAGGGAAACCCATCCTACTTTCTCCTGTTTACTTCAAATGCCCAACCCTTTGTAACTTTCACCTCAATGGTGTTTTTAAAAGTTTGAAAGACCTCGATTGGTCTTTAGGGAAAGAATACCAATATATTGCAGTATCGATTGACCCTAAAGAAAACGAATCGATCTCGTTTCCAAAGAAAGGTGCATACTTGAAGGATTATGGAAGAGTGGGAGGAGAGTTGGGTCTCCATTTACTCACAGGCACACAAGAATCCATTGATGCATTGACTAAACAATTGGATTTTCGTTACGCCTGGGATAAGGAAGCGAAACAATACATCCATGCAAGTGGTGTGTATGTTTTGACTCCTGATGGGAGAGTGTCTCGGATCTTCCAAGGCATCCAACTCGAACCTAGAGATTTAAAATTTGCCTTTCTTGAGGCATCTTCTGGTAAGATTGGGAGTTTTGTGGACAAGTTTGCTTTATTTTGCTTTCAATTTGATCCAAGAAAAAATAAATATACGATATACGCATACAGGATGATGCAATTCGGGGGGGCGGTCACCTTACTCCTTCTCGGTGCGTTTTTATACATA
- a CDS encoding COX15/CtaA family protein, which yields MTLKRFYTILSVMILINLLYGPLVRATDSGLACPDWPLCHGKFVPEFTFQIFMEVGHRYYSGIIGILVGIGFVWIIKNPETRKSLGVAATLSILFLISQVILGGLTVTKLLHPTTVNLHLLNAVLLLSACITIRLSLSEDSSLSEFQWNQTGKYYFVIVLVSVLYQLFLGGKVSSHYAGLACPDFPTCHGEWFPQMVGTIRFHMEHRLFGYLTALLVLSLSAYAILTLRNKKVKQYLKIASYLISFQIFLGAMNVLYHLPKLITGLHTLNGVLVFLFCYMAAFYHFRTNKQEAH from the coding sequence ATGACACTCAAACGTTTTTACACCATCCTTTCCGTTATGATCCTAATCAATCTTCTCTATGGTCCACTGGTACGGGCCACAGATTCGGGCCTTGCATGCCCGGATTGGCCATTATGTCATGGGAAGTTTGTGCCTGAGTTTACCTTTCAAATTTTTATGGAGGTTGGACATCGTTATTATTCAGGGATAATTGGGATCCTTGTAGGGATTGGGTTCGTTTGGATCATAAAAAATCCTGAAACAAGAAAATCTTTGGGAGTGGCAGCAACTTTATCCATATTGTTTCTCATTTCTCAAGTGATTCTCGGTGGTTTAACTGTTACAAAACTTCTCCATCCGACAACTGTTAACTTACATTTACTCAATGCCGTATTATTATTATCGGCGTGTATCACAATTCGTCTGTCATTATCAGAAGACTCTTCTTTATCCGAATTTCAATGGAACCAAACGGGAAAATATTATTTTGTAATCGTTCTAGTTTCCGTATTGTACCAATTATTCTTAGGTGGTAAAGTCAGTTCCCACTATGCAGGACTTGCTTGTCCCGATTTCCCAACTTGCCATGGTGAATGGTTTCCACAGATGGTTGGAACGATACGATTCCATATGGAACACAGGCTATTTGGTTACCTCACTGCCCTACTTGTTTTATCTTTATCTGCCTATGCAATCCTTACCTTAAGAAACAAAAAGGTAAAACAATACTTAAAAATCGCATCATACTTAATCTCATTCCAAATCTTTTTGGGAGCGATGAATGTTTTGTACCATTTACCAAAACTCATTACAGGCCTACATACATTGAACGGAGTTTTAGTATTTTTATTTTGTTATATGGCCGCTTTCTATCATTTCCGTACAAACAAACAAGAGGCACACTGA
- the cyoE gene encoding heme o synthase gives MFRLWNQLTKPRVTVLVLATVMPGMYLGTSGYPSLYAISITLFGTYLMSSASFILNQYIERERDAVMYRTKQRPIPAGEISPPKALALGVIVAILAFVILTYYINLLTAVCALSALLLYVFLYTIWLKPRTEQNIVIGGISGCIGPLIGYAAMANALPVQAWIMFLMIFLWTPAHFWALAIFLKDDYEFAGIPMMPVVSGIKKTVNQIFLYAIAYSLSVIGFYFVDDRMGYLFLLSAIVLTILILSFAYRLKLSMDKVLAKRFFFFSILHLFLVSIAIVIDSKI, from the coding sequence ATGTTCCGATTGTGGAACCAACTCACAAAACCTAGGGTAACAGTGCTCGTACTCGCGACAGTTATGCCTGGGATGTATCTCGGGACTAGTGGGTATCCCAGTTTGTATGCGATCTCCATCACATTATTTGGAACGTATTTAATGAGTTCAGCTTCTTTTATTCTCAACCAATACATTGAGAGAGAAAGAGATGCTGTGATGTACAGAACCAAACAACGGCCAATCCCCGCCGGTGAAATTTCACCGCCGAAAGCATTGGCACTTGGAGTTATCGTTGCTATCCTTGCATTTGTTATCTTAACTTATTATATCAACTTATTAACAGCTGTTTGTGCTTTATCGGCACTACTTCTCTACGTTTTTTTATACACGATATGGTTAAAACCAAGAACAGAACAAAATATTGTGATTGGTGGAATCTCTGGTTGTATTGGTCCTCTCATCGGTTATGCTGCAATGGCGAATGCTCTTCCAGTCCAGGCTTGGATCATGTTCCTTATGATTTTCCTTTGGACACCTGCACATTTTTGGGCCCTTGCCATCTTTTTAAAAGATGATTATGAATTTGCAGGGATTCCAATGATGCCTGTGGTTTCCGGGATCAAAAAAACCGTGAACCAAATTTTTCTATATGCCATTGCTTATTCTTTGTCTGTGATTGGATTTTATTTTGTTGATGATCGTATGGGGTATTTGTTTTTACTTTCTGCCATCGTCCTCACGATCCTCATCCTCAGTTTTGCTTACCGTTTAAAACTTTCTATGGACAAAGTGCTTGCGAAACGGTTTTTCTTTTTTAGTATTTTACACTTATTCCTTGTGAGCATTGCCATCGTCATCGATTCCAAAATTTAG
- a CDS encoding TPM domain-containing protein: protein MSVLSRYFTKSDLDEIKSAVGEAESKTSAEIVPFFAESSHHYREWAWFGAFLMGGLTGISFYTAQNVYGLVWGNESLFAVLSVWIGAIFGLGIFTLFPKLRIQLVPRNARQYFVELRAKEAFLEEEVFRTKNRTGILIYISLFEHFVRVYPDKEIARVVPKSEWNEAVRLIVDGMKSGKKKEGIVASILFCGDLLKQYNIHVEKDDKNEISNEIRDGGKLM, encoded by the coding sequence ATGAGTGTACTATCGCGTTATTTTACAAAATCTGATTTAGATGAGATCAAATCGGCCGTCGGGGAAGCTGAGTCCAAAACGTCGGCTGAAATTGTCCCTTTTTTTGCAGAATCTTCCCATCACTACCGGGAATGGGCATGGTTTGGTGCTTTTTTAATGGGAGGCCTAACGGGGATTAGTTTTTATACAGCTCAAAATGTGTACGGACTTGTCTGGGGAAATGAATCTTTATTTGCAGTTCTCTCCGTATGGATTGGAGCCATTTTTGGACTTGGAATCTTTACATTATTTCCAAAACTGAGGATCCAACTTGTTCCGAGAAATGCCAGACAATACTTTGTCGAACTTAGGGCGAAAGAAGCGTTTTTAGAGGAGGAAGTCTTCCGAACCAAAAACCGAACTGGTATTTTAATTTATATTTCACTCTTTGAACATTTTGTCAGAGTCTATCCGGATAAAGAAATTGCACGCGTGGTGCCTAAATCGGAATGGAATGAAGCAGTCAGGTTAATTGTCGATGGAATGAAGTCTGGCAAAAAAAAAGAAGGGATCGTAGCAAGCATCCTATTCTGCGGGGACTTACTCAAACAATACAATATCCATGTTGAAAAGGATGATAAAAACGAGATCTCAAATGAAATTCGAGATGGTGGGAAATTGATGTGA
- a CDS encoding TPM domain-containing protein: MEIKSSKQVSKSSHTQSIFCFLLVAVISVQSSLSGYPVPKLERRVMDHAGILSQSTVEQIEANLKQFEAETSNQIAVYTTPSLHDETIEDVAIEIFDEWKLGQKSKNNGVLLIIAPNERKMRIAVGRGLEGALTDIQAKQIIRNELRPSFKSGDMDGGVTAGVNAIMATIRGEYAPSEDDVQTTGRDTLGDVIPSGIVGGIFTFISLFIPSFGGVIFTIIGLIVILPLFTFLFGGTFGLIAAILLFVIIMFLKRKLGLGQGGGGSGSDGGGFYGGWSSGSDSWSSSDSSDSWSGGGGDSAGGGSSGDW, from the coding sequence ATGGAAATCAAATCATCAAAACAAGTTTCGAAATCCTCTCACACTCAATCTATATTCTGTTTTCTTCTAGTTGCGGTGATCAGTGTACAATCTTCTCTTTCAGGATACCCTGTTCCTAAATTGGAAAGAAGGGTCATGGATCATGCGGGGATTTTATCTCAAAGTACGGTCGAACAAATTGAAGCAAATTTAAAACAATTTGAAGCAGAAACAAGTAACCAAATAGCTGTGTATACGACTCCTAGTTTGCATGATGAAACCATTGAAGATGTTGCAATAGAAATTTTCGATGAATGGAAATTAGGACAAAAATCTAAAAACAATGGCGTTTTGCTGATCATTGCACCTAACGAAAGAAAGATGAGAATTGCTGTTGGACGTGGATTAGAAGGTGCACTGACCGATATACAAGCAAAACAAATTATTCGTAACGAACTTCGTCCTAGTTTTAAATCCGGTGATATGGATGGAGGAGTGACTGCTGGGGTAAACGCCATCATGGCGACGATACGCGGAGAATATGCTCCTTCCGAAGACGATGTACAAACCACAGGCCGAGATACCTTAGGAGATGTGATCCCTTCCGGAATTGTAGGTGGGATTTTCACATTTATTTCTTTGTTCATACCCTCCTTTGGTGGAGTCATCTTTACCATCATTGGCCTCATTGTCATCTTACCGCTCTTCACCTTTCTCTTTGGAGGCACCTTTGGACTCATTGCAGCCATCCTATTATTTGTCATCATCATGTTCCTAAAACGGAAACTGGGACTTGGCCAGGGAGGCGGAGGCAGTGGATCAGATGGGGGTGGGTTTTATGGCGGCTGGTCTTCTGGAAGTGACTCTTGGTCTTCGAGTGATTCCAGTGATAGTTGGTCTGGAGGTGGTGGAGACTCTGCGGGTGGCGGATCATCTGGTGACTGGTAA